In Nycticebus coucang isolate mNycCou1 chromosome 9, mNycCou1.pri, whole genome shotgun sequence, the following are encoded in one genomic region:
- the LOC128594464 gene encoding 60S ribosomal protein L36a gives MVNVPKTRRTFCKKCGKHQPHKVTQYKKGKDSLYAQGKRRYDRKQSGYGGQTKPIFRKKAKTTKKIVLRLECVEPNCRSKRMLAIKRCKHFELGGDKKRKGQVIQF, from the coding sequence ATGGTCAACGTACCTAAAACCCGAAGAACTTTCTGTAAGAAGTGTGGCAAGCATCAGCCTCACAAAGTGACCCAGTATAAGAAGGGCAAGGATTCCTTGTATGCCCAAGGAAAGAGGCGCTATGATCGAAAGCAGAGTGGCTATGGTGGGCAGACAAAGCCAATTTTCCGGAAGAAGGCTAAAACCACAAAGAAGATTGTGCTGAGGCTGGAATGTGTGGAGCCTAACTGCAGATCCAAGAGGATGCTGGCCATTAAGAGATGCAAGCATTTTGAACTGGGaggagataagaaaagaaagggccAAGTGATCCAGTTCTAA